In Hyla sarda isolate aHylSar1 chromosome 9, aHylSar1.hap1, whole genome shotgun sequence, the following proteins share a genomic window:
- the LOC130292006 gene encoding olfactory receptor 6C74-like — MFPNQTHIRYFIINGITDVPELQLPIFLIVLLIYLITLGGNMTLLLLVCVDHRLHSPMYFFLGNLSIVDMSSSTVTLCKILSSFVTRDRSVSYISCMVQMYMFGSLTGHELLILAAMSYDRYVAICNPLRYHMVMNSRTCSLLASSCWVLGFLQLIPPFLIFLSFSCYSSIVINHFFCDPFLIIRISCDDTFFLEKLLFMEGLLLFCLTPSFLTFVPYILIINTILKIQGGIGRRKAFYTCSSHLTAVILLYTTLVGQYLTPNLSSTLKSKKYFALFNTAAVPMLNPLIYSLKNKDVKKAFRWTRGQTASYIISHTDSYELISDRLLTMPL; from the exons ATGTTTCCTAACCAGACGCATATCAGATACTTCATCATAAATGGGATCACTGATGTTCCGGAGCTTCAGCTTCCCATCTTCCTCATAGTTCTCCTCATCTATCTCATAACCCTTGGTGGTAACATGACCCTCCTCCTCTTGGTTTGTGTTGATCATCGTCTCCATAGTCCTATGTATTTTTTCCTTGGTAACCTCTCCATAGTAGACATGTCGTCATCCACAGTCACTTTATGTAAGATTTTATCAAGTTTTGTCACCCGGGACAGGTCTGTGTCTTATATTTCTTGTATGGTACAGATGTACATGTTCGGGTCTTTGACCGGTCATGAACTTCTCATATTGGCAGCTATGAGCTATGACCGATATGTGGCCATCTGTAACCCTTTACGGTATCACATGGTTATGAATAGTAGAACATGTAGCCTATTGGCTTCATCCTGCTGGGTGTTGGGGTTTTTACAACTCATTCCACCATTTCTGATCTTTCTTAGCTTCTCTTGTTATTCTTCCATTGTAATCAACCACTTTTTCTGCGACCCTTTTCTAATAATAAGAATCTCCTGTGACGACACATTTTTCTTAGAGAAGTTGTTGTTCATGGAAGGATTGTTACTTTTCTGCCTGACTCCATCATTTCTCACGTTTGTTCCTTACATTCTCATCATTAATACCATACTGAAGATCCAGGGTGGCATTGGAAGACGTAAGGCCTTCTACACGTGTTCCTCTCACCTCACAGCTGTCATCTTACTCTACACAACTCTTGTTGGACAATATTTGACACCAAACCTAAGTAGCACCTTGAAATCTAAAAAATATTTTGCTCTTTTTAACACAGCCGCCGTCCCTATGCTAAATCCACTGATCTATAGCTTGAAGAATAAAGACGTGAAAAAGGCTTTCAGATGGACCCGGGGGCAG ACTGCTTCCTATATCATCTCTCACACAGATTCCTATGAACTAATCTCCGACAGACTCCTTACTATGCCTCTCTAA